The Desulfovibrio inopinatus DSM 10711 genome includes the window ATGTCACGAGTCGAGAGCGCCAGGGAACAGTGATCACGTTATTCTTCAGCCCAGTTTTAGCAGAAGGGCTTGGCAAAGTATAACCTCCTGGGCGGGGTTCATTGCCAGAGAAAGCAAGACAAGCTATAAGAATTTATTATTTTTTGCGTTGTTTGAATGCATGTCTTCGAAGTGAAGGATAGACTTATGGCCGTGAATGACGATATGTTAGTCGACAAAGAAAAAGCGTTGTTTCGCTTTGACAATGATGAAGAATTACTTCAGGAAATTTTTGATGTTTTTGTTGACGAAGCCCCTGGTCGCGTCCAAGACCTTTTAACTTCCATGCAAGAACAAAATTTCGAACAACTCAACCACCACGCGCATTCCCTCAAAGGAGTCAGTGCCACCATCCATGCAGACAAACTGAAGAATGTCTCGTTTTCCTTGGAAACAGCTGCAAAGGATGAAAATATCACGGAATGTGAACACCTTCTTCCGATCGTCCTCGATGCGCTTATTGATGTTGTACTCTGGTTAGAGCGTAACATGTAATTTTTCGGAATAAGTTCTTCTTATTTAAAAAGG containing:
- a CDS encoding Hpt domain-containing protein, with amino-acid sequence MAVNDDMLVDKEKALFRFDNDEELLQEIFDVFVDEAPGRVQDLLTSMQEQNFEQLNHHAHSLKGVSATIHADKLKNVSFSLETAAKDENITECEHLLPIVLDALIDVVLWLERNM